One Merismopedia glauca CCAP 1448/3 genomic window, GCGATATTCCTGTTCTTGAGCTACAAAAGCGGCAACAATCCCCACCATTAGCCACCAGATGCTATTGACTTCTGGGCGATACCACACTGTATCTACTAACCCATGTACCAGTAAACCGACTATACCAGCCCCAGCAGCAACTAACCAAAAACCACCCACAGAAAAAACTTGTTTCAGTCGAGATAACTGTTTTAACCCTTGATGAAAAATGGTTCCTAAGAGCCATAGGAAGGTTACTAAGCCGATGAAACCGCTTTCAATAGCTATTTCTAACAAAATCGAGTAAGCCCCCAGTGCAGTGTATTCTGGACTGATTTGATAGAGGGGATAGATTTTATTAAAAGCATTATTTCCAGGACCAATGCCAATGATAGGACGAGCCTGAATCATCTTGACTACACCTTTCCAGACATTGACGCGAAATTGACTGCTACTATCACCTTTAGCACTAAAAACAAGTAAAAAGCGATCGCGCAATCCTGGTAAAAAAGCCACTAGCACAACTAAACCAAAAGTCAATGTACCCAACACAATCGGTAAAAACCAACGTCGCCAAAAAGTTGGTAATTGAGCCTTTCTCCAGAAAAATAGTAAAACGACAAAGGTGACGCTCAGGGCTATTAAACCCAATAATCCACCTCGACTATCGGTAAACTTGAGACAGGCTATATCTGTCACTGCAATAGTAATAGCCAATAACTTGGGTAACCAACCTCGCCAGATGAAGATAGCTGC contains:
- a CDS encoding IctB family putative bicarbonate transporter; this encodes SQWGAHSYLFRILGGLQGWREGSWLLQWDNAIGAVFIGLVFGLAPFVSNSLTGWLLASILGYWLLLTLSEPKIWWGTQIHRLVWLYWGVASIATAFSPVKKDALVGWSKLTLYLGLFMLLARVLKSPRLRSWLIFLYLQVSLIVSIYGIRQWIAKVKPLATWNDPDSAQADVTRAYSYLGNPNLLAAYLLPAIALSIAAIFIWRGWLPKLLAITIAVTDIACLKFTDSRGGLLGLIALSVTFVVLLFFWRKAQLPTFWRRWFLPIVLGTLTFGLVVLVAFLPGLRDRFLLVFSAKGDSSSQFRVNVWKGVVKMIQARPIIGIGPGNNAFNKIYPLYQISPEYTALGAYSILLEIAIESGFIGLVTFLWLLGTIFHQGLKQLSRLKQVFSVGGFWLVAAGAGIVGLLVHGLVDTVWYRPEVNSIWWLMVGIVAAFVAQEQEYRLKSSNYPDNSMT